The following coding sequences lie in one Salarias fasciatus chromosome 7 unlocalized genomic scaffold, fSalaFa1.1 super_scaffold_4, whole genome shotgun sequence genomic window:
- the LOC115383474 gene encoding proteinase-activated receptor 2-like, which produces MGLKVSLSLLLLFLCSQASGLRGQGRGYAGFEDPVDSGRVIVDEAASQTLKSNLTTVFFPVIYVIVFVVGLPTNGMAIWVFLFRTKKKHPSSIYMANLALADLLFVIWLPLKIAYHLDGNNWTYGEPLCKVLVGFFYGNMYCSVLFIACLSVQRYWVVAHPLSQQRKNNKVAIGVCVAIWAFIWLTTTPLYLYDHTAKLKDPNVTTCHDVSVIHDPLNPFPSVQHPFYYFIFMATVVFLVPCVVIVVSYVLLLRALGNCMVDSTAAKKRQKAVVLIVLVLVTFLVCFVPSNIMLVVHYSLLKDGIANNGYSFYTSTLCLASLNSCLDPFIYYYVSDEFRQHVKNTLLCRSSRTVERMRVSFSSMKYSRKSKSYVSESGNTQSSSC; this is translated from the exons ATGGGTCTAAAAGTGTCACTATCGCTTCTTCTATTATTCTTATGCTCTCAAGCTTCAGGTTTACGAG GTCAAGGTCGGGGGTATGCAGGGTTTGAGGACCCTGTGGATTCAGGTCGAGTTATTGTGGATGAAGCGGCCTCACAGACTCTGAAGAGTAACCTGACCACCGTCTTCTTCCCGGTCATCTATGTCATCGTGTTCGTGGTTGGACTTCCGACCAACGGCATGGCCATCTGGGTCTTTCTCTTCAGGACCAAGAAGAAGCACCCATCCTCCATCTACATGGCCAACCTGGCTCTGGCCGACCTGCTTTTTGTCATCTGGCTGCCTCTAAAAATTGCCTACCATTTGGACGGCAACAACTGGACCTATGGCGAGCCCCTGTGCAAGGTGCTGGTGGGCTTCTTCTACGGGAACATGTACTGCTCGGTGCTGTTCATCGCCTGCCTCAGCGTCCAGAGGTACTGGGTGGTGGCTCACCCCCTGTCCCAGCAGAGAAAGAACAACAAAGTTGCCATCGGCGTCTGCGTGGCCATCTGGGCGTTCATCTGGCTCACCACCACCCCTCTGTACCTGTACGACCACACGGCCAAGCTGAAGGACCCCAACGTCACCACGTGCCACGACGTGAGCGTCATCCACGACCCGCTCAACCCGTTTCCCTCCGTCCAGCATCCGTTCTACTACTTCATCTTCATGGCCACGGTGGTCTTCCTCGTCCCCTGCGTAGTCATCGTCGTCTCCTACGTGCTGCTCCTCAGAGCTCTGGGGAACTGCATGGTGGACAGCACGGCGGCGAAGAAACGGCAGAAAGCCGTGGTGTTGATCGTGCTCGTCCTGGTGACCTTCCTGGTGTGCTTCGTCCCCAGCAACATCATGCTGGTGGTGCACTACTCCCTGCTGAAGGACGGCATCGCCAACAACGGGTACAGCTTCTACACCTCCACGCTGTGCCTGGCCAGCCTCAACAGCTGCCTGGACCCCTTCATCTACTACTATGTGTCGGACGAGTTCAGGCAGCACGTGAAGAACACGCTGCTCTGCCGCAGCAGCCGGACGGTGGAGAGGATGAGGGTGTCCTTCAGCTCCATGAAATACTCGAGGAAGAGCAAGTCGTACGTGTCGGAGAGCGGGAACACGCAGAGCAGctcctgctga